The DNA window TCCAGTGCGCCGGTGTGAACGGCAGGCAGGAGCAGCAGCCTCACGCTGCCGTCGCCCGTTAAATTCTGATAGGAGAAGCAAAACACGTGCGGGTGACTCGCGACTTAACGGAAGCGCGGGTGCGGAGCGCGCGGATGCTCACGATGCTCTTGGGGCCGACGGCGAGAGCTCGACACACCAGGTTGAGAACGGGCCTGACGGGCAGACGCACGGCCGATCCCGGGTCCACCCTGGAGGCACAGCAGTTCACACCGTTGGCAAAAATACCGCACGCCCGCTTTATTACCGCCCAACAGTTGACGTCATTTCGAGGTTTTCCAAATGTATCTGTAGTAACAGTGGTTGTTCTCACTTCGCAAAGAGACTCTATACCTGTGGGTATTGTAGTCGTTGCAAAGTTTAGAATGACCGCAACATCGATGCGAATTGCCGTTTGCCCATCTATGGTGCCTCacactgttagcattaagctggcaaATTTGCCGTGGCCAAAATGATATGCTTTGGTTGAACATCTGCgtttaaatgtacaatatttaattatttcctTATGCGTCAGCTGGAAACGCCTCTTTTTTGGAGACGCGTGCGAGCGAGAACCTTTTCGGTTCCTCGAAATAATCCCATTTCTTGAGAGTGAAAGCGTGAGAACAGGTGTGACGGAATACCTTCAAAAGTGTCTGAATACGTTTCAAAGTCCCCTGCCATCAAATCTGTTGTTCTTTCTCTGGGATTTTCGCCTACACGTCACTAGTGCGTCTGGGACCTATCCGCCGCGAGAGACGGGGTTCGCTGAACTCCATATGAAAACAGATGCGTTCATAGGTGTGCCTGTGTGTACCTGAGGGTGTGCTTCAGCGCGAGGCACACCGCCACGTATCTGTGCTGGAGCTGCAGCGGGAGCAGGGCATCGGATTGGTCCAGATGAGGAAAGCCCAACTCCGCCCCGGGACCTTCGTATTGCGCCGTTCTGTCTGCGGCGGCACACGGCGAAAACATTTCAACGCCTGCGAATGCGCGACGGGCACGAGACGCGGCGGGCGCGTACCCGATTCCGAGCCCCGGTAGAGGTGAGCTAGCGCGCTATTGGCCGACGCCAGCAGGCAGTGAACCTGATCGGTCCAGCGGTCGGCTCGGCCGGCGCCCGACGCTCGGTCGGTGAGGCCGCCCAGGCAGGGGAGGCGACCGTAGCACTGACAAGCCATCTGACGGGAGCGCAACAAATACACAACGTGACGCGCGTCGTCGCCTGGCGCGACGGCCTGACGCAAGCACGACAAACCTCTTGGCTCTTCTTGTTGGAGCTCTCCATTTTGGAGAGGAAGTAGGCTCCCAGCTTGTCCTGAAACAATCATAACTTATATTTCAGAAACGTGGGCATCGGACGATGACGAAAAGGCAACAGAAAGGTGACGTGCGCGTTACCCGCAGGGATCCGCACGCTCGGGGGTAGTAGGTCATACACGCCGTCATGCCCTCCATGGCCGCCAGCTCGCACTGACATCACAAGAGGACCACAATCAGGAAGGAGTCTTCCCCCCCACAAAATAAGGCTGACGCTCTTTCAAAGGTCCCACATTTTGGCTATTTCGACCTCCGACACGAACTTGGGAAATTCCAGTGAGCTGCTTTGAGGCCTTGGCAGAAAAACgcctggaactcaggaatgcgtgggcCATTCGAATCCATATTGcaaatgtttactgaggcacgaTACAGACAagattacatcccaaatactacagAAAGTCGCTTGAGCAAAATATGTCCCCCGTCCATCAAAATCCAATTTTTCGactgatttatgtttaacataggTCCAAGTGGGAGTGTGACATCTGTGCGCTTTGTTGATTGAACGCAAAAGAGTAAAAATCGGCAGAAGGTTTGCTGCAGATTGATGACCGCTGCAGATTCCGTGCATTTGTGGCTGCCATCTTTAGGGAATTCTCTAAAACATGGGATAAGAACTTCAAGCGCCTcgaaaatcctccataacaaatacattcacCAAAAAACAATTGCCGACCAAAGCACGAGACCTATTCTGCTGCCCACATTTGTTACATTTGCACtatttaagttgttttttgaGGGCAAGCAGTGCCAAAGAAATGTCACAGTACATTTGAGTAGGTCAGCTTAGAGAACACGTACAgtgccctccaaaagtattggaacggcaagggcAATCCCTTTGTTTCTGTTGTcgactgaagacatttggctttcagatcaaaagatgaacacGAGACCAACGTTCCGAATTCCGGCTTTCCTTTCATGGTATTTCCATCgagatgtgttcaacaactcaggacagagcgctttctgtttgaagccacccacttttcaagtgagcaaaagtattggaacagacatgattaaatgaacttcaagtgaataacatttcatatttggtggcatagcCTTGACTTGCAATAACAGCACCGAGCCTGCGAGCCATTGACTTCACACCAATGTTGCATTctacatttgaaatgcttttccggGCCTTTAGTGCagcttctttcagttcttgtttgtttctgcgagtttctcccttcagtctcctcttcaggaggtaaaatgcatactctattgggttaaggtccggtgattgacttgaccttccactttcccccccccctgaaaattcctttgttgtgttggcagcgTGTtctgggtcattgtcttgttgcatgatgaagcttctcccgattagtttggatgcatttctcGCTGAattgcagttattgcaagtgagggtgatgccaccaaatattgaatgttattcacttgaagttcatttaatcatgtctgcTCCAATACtcttgctcacttgaaaagtgggtggtttcaaacaaaatgtgctctgtcctgagttgtttaacacatctagatggaaataccatgaaataaaagtcgaaattctgaacttttgtttcgTATTCTTCTTTTGAcgtgaaacccaaatgtcttcagtagacaacaaaaacaaagggatTGACCTTGCcgtgccaatacttttggaggggactgtatgtgcTTAATGGCGGATAGTTTTGACTGAAACTTTAGTCAGCTAATCGGGGAAGGggttgaggaaatgaaaagatcGAATGCTTTTCTGGGTGAGAATGGACATTCCGCACCAGGTTAGTGGAGTCCCTTAAATTCAAAGCAGCTGTTAAAATCCAAAAAGTCAAGCCTCATTGCGTTTTCAGGTCGTAATTGGCAGTCGACGAGGCGCGGAGAAGAACTAGGAAGAAGGAAACCAACGGAAACAGCCGGAGGTATCGccaaggaccaatcagagcaaagttgttttccatatttaaatgaagAATAACAGCGAtacaatcagagcaaagcttatttacgtATCAAATATTACTGCGAAATCTGTCCGTCTCAATTGCCAGGCGTAAAACCAACTCGAATAGCCTGGAAAAGGGCATCCTGgccatttccaacccaaattagcCTGGAAATCCGATGAAAGGCCATTaaagatgatgaaaaaaaaataataataagcatgGTCTGGACGTGtacactttgttgttgttgagaggAGACGACGGGGTGAACTTGCTTCCCTTGCATCTTCGCTCACCTCGGTCTTAAGGCCCAGCAGCGAGGTGAGGATGCCCAGGACGCAGTTGAGGCCCACCTCCCGCGCCAGCTCGGCCAGCTGAGACGAATACTGCAGCAAGTCTTTCAAGATAGTCACAGCCAGCCGGATGGTCTGAACGGGAGCCTGGGACTGGAGAAGAGCTTTTGAGGAAACCCCACGGAAGACGCGGCAGACGTGCGCGGCGGCTcacctggatgacttgctgcAGGGAGCGCAGCCACGAGAGGCAATGCTGTTGGAACAGCTCGCACGAACTGTCCTGGACCAGCACGGACAGCAGACACAGCCCCTCAAACCTGCCAGCACGCACACACGGCTTTGTGCTCCAAGCAGCACTGATGACGTGATGTGACAACAACTGGAGAAGAGACTTACTTGGTTTTGCTGGAAGCCAGTTTGGCATTGCTAAAACCAAGCAGACCGCCGACGGCGCTGGCGCCCTGTCACAACATCCACTTTGTTACAGATCACGCACGCTGAACATTTTTCAGCCACAGCACAAAACAAGTTTTATCCGCGACTTTGAAATTTCCCTCTCAACCGAGTAAGCGTGTTGCAAATCTCAGACGTTTCCCCAATTTATAGTTGCAAACGTCTCCCTCAAAACCCTTTGGGTAAGATCATTTTTCCAATGACTAAAACAATCTGTATCATCTACTTTTCTTGCTTTTGCCCAATGTGATGTAAACTGATCGATGAACACACTTTTTTTGGCCAGGCCGCTTGCGATGTCACCGCGACGTGCCGTGAAGGCTTATGTTTTCTGTCATTTCTAATGCCGATTGGATGAATTATGCCAACTTCAAAGCCTCTTATTTATTCCTGACTGTGTATTTCTTTCTGTGTTGGAGTTCaaaattttcaaattaaaattcggaattaatgaataatcataaaatcatccatccatccatccattttctgagccgcttctcctcacgcgggtcgcccAGCTTTcttggggcaggaggcggggtacaccctgaactggttgccagccaatcgcagggcacatacaaacaaacaaacaaacaaacaaccattcgcactcacattcacacctacgggcaatttagagcctccaattcatgcatgtttttgggatgtgggaggaaagcggagcgcccggagaaaagccacgcaggcacggggagaacatgcaaactccacacaggcggggccggggattgaacccgggtcctcagaactgtgaggcagacgctctaaccagtcggtcaccgtgccgcctaataaaataataaccatCCTTATTATATGCTGTTTatgtttagcaagctttccaaTGATACCAGCCTTTTGAAAACAGAATAAAGATGAAGCAAGTTTGAAGCTCTGATTCAACAAGAAAATGGTCACATCCCAAATCTTGAGCCTTCAGACTTTGGATTGAGAAGTTAGCCAGAAATTGGTGCAATTTTACTGATTCGTAGCTTTCAGACGAAAATATATGCagtatatagatttttttatgaCTGGAATGGTCTTTACAAAATATGTCTTATAATACCGGTCGCAATTAAATCAATGAATATTGGAAATtttacacaccaaaaaaaaaaagggggggggggtaccaATTGGTGTGCAGAgactatttttctatttttacttttgcacttgagtacatttcagtctgtaccTTTTCACTTGAatcagtccttttttttttttttattgtacttcGGAACAGAAtgcgagtacttttgccacctgaaTAACAAAAGCGAGCAGGTTAGCACGCGGCTAGCACACGGTCGCTAGGTTGGGTTCGACCTACCTGTGTGCGGAGGACGCCATGCTCTCGGTAGTTGTCCAGCAGGCTGGGCAAATACTCCGGACGCTGTTCCTTCAGAACCGACAACAAGCCTTCAGTCAAACGGCCGGTATGCGGCCCATGCAGCCAAGACGACGCCGACATCTTGCTGCCCGCCTGCACGTCCGCCGCCAAGGCATGTGACGTCACCAACGCGCGACGGCCGGCTGACGTCATTTACGCGACCCTTTGGGACGCCAATATATTGTCATCAGgaataaagtatatttttttctggttctttttgttgtcatcagCACCTATATATGACATATAGATTAGAGTTAGTTACATATCTCAGGAATGTCTTTTTGTTTCTTAACTTTATTTCGTCAAGAATCTCCTTTAGCGGTTAGACTGATCTGATTTCActtttcattggaaaaaaatgtatattgttgGGTTTATTCCAAAAAGATAAGTGTATCTTACAAATGTAATCATAATTACTGCGAAATTTCATATCCACAAATCCAAATTTAgttattctttttattattttggaaaatgaaAGCAgacaatcttcttttcctttgggcttgtcccgttcggggtcgccacagcgcgtcatccttttccatgaaggcctatctcctgcatccaccAACCGCCCtcctgtcttccctcacgacatccatcaaccttctctttgctcttcctctcgctctctcgcctgGCCGccccatcctcatcacccttcgaCCAATAAACTCCCTCTCCCTCCtccggacgtgtccaaaccatccgaGTCTGCtccctctaactttgtctccaaaacatcgaaccttggctgtcccgctgatgagctcatttctcatTTGATCCCACCCGGTCAccctgagagcgaacctcaacatcttcatttccgccacctccagctctgctcccTGTTGTCtcgaatccgtccatcatggctggcctcaccactgtttcataaactttgcccttcatccttctgtcacataacacacctgccaccttcctccacccgttccaacccgcttggacccgtttcgtcacttcctgaccacacccaccattgctctggacggttgaccccaagtatttcaagtcctccacccttgctatctcttctccctgtagcctcactctccccccaccagccctctcattcatgcacatatattctgttttacttcggctaatcttcattcctctgctttccagtgcatgcctccatctttctaactgttcctcacctgctccctgcttccaCTGCAGCTCACAagcatcctatgctgtctagccacactctcccctaccactaccttagagTGGGttacctccttcagatgacatcgtctgcacaagatgtaatccacctgcgtgcttctacccccgctcttgtaggtcaccctatgttcgtgcctcttctggaaaaaagtgttcactccagccatttgcatccttgttgcaaagtcgaccaccatctgtccctccaagctcctttcctggatgccgtacttacccatcacttcttcatcccccctatttccttcaccaacatgtccattccaATCTGCGGCAAtcccgactctctctctgtctgggatgctcagaactacttcgtcaggctccttccagaatttctctttcccctctaggtcacatcgtacccgtggggcatagccgctaatcacgtTACACAcgacaccctcaatttcaagtttcagcctcatcactccatCTGAAGACcttctgagccaactcttcaATTAAAagaaccccgactccattttctcttcccatctacaccgtggtcaaatcatttcaaccccgcccctaaacttctcgcctgactgcctttccacctgctctcctggacacacaatatatcaacctttctcctcatcatcaaaTGAAAAGCAGACAATATAGTACAATATTTaactcttaaaaacaaaaaagaggaaaaaacgtTGTTTTagctcatttgtttttattgatttaaaatccCACTCGCTGTCTCTCATTTGTATTCTCTTATGTATTAATGACGACTGTCTGTCTGTTTCCttgtaaattgtgtttttttccccaattaagACCATCATCATATTAAATGTCATTAGGAATAgaatcctcctcatcctcatcatcatcatcctcataacATTGGAAATGTCAAAACTGCGTTATGGACAAATTGATTGGAAGAAAATGTGCCTCAATTGTGAATTCTCAAATAGGATTTTGGACAACCTCTCAGTTGTATTTGATGAGACAAAATGATCGTGTGTGTTGTGCTTGGTTATGAATTTAGCCAGACGCCCATATTTGACGTCCAAAACGGCACACGACCAAATTGAAATGTCGGGAAATAATGACGATCCCAATCGTCAAATGGTTTCGGTTTGCGATCTGGGCGATATGCTcgaataaagcaaaaaaaaaaccaacatggGCAATATGGGAAGGCCCGTTTTGAAAATAAAGCAACAATTCCAAAACCATATCCCTGCTTGACGACTTCTTCTCCGCCATCTTCGCCGGAGGCAAATGACGAACCGGGAAATTGCGCATCGCTCGCCTGCTTTGTGTCTGCGAGGGCGACCCGTAGAAAAGGCTCGAGATGGCGGCCGACGTACGCATGCGCAGTACAGTAGTGGCTTATCGGCAGCGCCCGCGGTATCTTGGCAGTTTGTTGGGCGGGCTTGACGACTTTGAAGCGTTTGTTGATGGCGAACGAGCGCCTCCGAGCTCTGGAGGAGGTGGAGAAGGAGATCGCCGTGGTGCTGCAGTGTGCCGGTGAGCTCCCGCAACTTTCGACATCGCCGATTATTGAGTCAAAGAGGAACGCGAGACAACACATACAAAGCGTCATTGGATTTCGTcctgaacaacaaaacaaactccGTACGAATCGGAAGTCGTCATCGTCACACTTCTCCAGTGGCTCACACGTTCGCGGACATGCTTCAGAAACAAAGCTCTTCTTGAATTGCAGGTTGCGTTCCAAGTCGTCAAACAAATCCACGTAGGAGATTGGGTTCGGGGTTTTCTCATCGCCCTTCAAGTCGGAACCATTTGAGTTCATTTGTACAATTCATCCACAAACCAACTCCTTTCGATGTCATGCTCCAGCGTTTAGCGTTGGttcttattgttttaaaataaggtTCCCCTCAGTTGGGTGTTTTCTGGATACTAGACATCTGGACATCGCGTAGCGTTGTCATAGCAGCGAATTGGACAGATTGCCATGACATTGTTTCAATCAAATCGGGTTTTCACTTGCTGAGGCAAAATAGGAATCCCAATGTACGGCGTCCGCATTTGCTCCGCAGGCAACATCCTGATGGAACTTTCCAAAGACAAACACAACGCCAGCCTGCTGGACAGACAGCTGCTCCAGTTCCAGAGCTCGGTCAACCGAGTGGAGGGCGAGCTGAGCGGCCAAATCCGCTACCTGACGCAGGTAACGACGCGCACGCCACCTTTCCGTGGAATTGTGTGTGATCATGACACCCCCCAGGTTGCCACTGGCCAACCTCACGAGGGGTCCACCTACTCATCCAGGAAGGACTGCCAGATGGCACTCAACAGAGCGGAGTACGCCAAAGTCAAACTGGGAGAACTGGGACGAACCTGCGAGCTGATGTTGGAgcagccgccgccgccatcGCAGCTAACGTGAAGAGAGGACCGCTTGTTTTCTTCCTCTTTATTCAGACAAACGCTTGAATGAGACAACTGGCACCGCCAATGCTTTTGGACTGCACAAAGAGTCCGGTTACGAATTGGAATGCATCGATGTTCTCTGCTCAGCCATTAAAACAAACCTCTCGATGCGGCATGTTTGTGTACGAATAAACGCATCGCCGCTGCAATCCGACAGTCACCGTGGCGACCGCTAACAGAGGGGGTCGCCGAGTCGTCGACTTGAGGGGAAGCGCCGCGCGGAAGTCGGAGGTGGCGGTGTGACGTGGACGAGAAAAGCTGGTCGGAGCTCAAGGACGCTCGCTTACATTTACGCTCAAAAGCGACGTGGTCGGCGCCTGGAGCAAATTGCCAATTGCGCTTTCATCCTGACACTTGATGCAAATGAATCGAGATGATTGAGGTGTGCGTCACCTGGCTTGGGATGCATCAGAACAAACGGAAGCGTCGCTGCCGTgtccctacacacacacaaaatacaactcaTACGCTACAAGATACGTATATTTACATTGATACTAATCGAATTTAATGAAGCACTTACTTTTCATGTCTTAAACATtcaacaaagtgctttacagagcGAAAACAATTCAAATCGGAAATGTACAAAAACCCACACCTCCCAGAGAAATAGAAACACCTTGGACAGTCACTGGAGACCCGTAGAATAGTTATTCATATCAAACGACGCATCCATTTTTGCTGGCCGTCCAGCGCCAGGCCTCTCTTCTCAGCGTGCACGCCTGGCAGAAGGTGGAGCTGGCGGGCACCTGCTCGCTGATCAGCGCTCGAAgacaacacgcacgcacgcacgcacgtccGTCCGTTGCGTGTGGCTCACGTGCATTACTACAATACACTACTGACGCATATAGTGGAGTAATAATATTGTGactggaaagtttttttttggggggggggaaacaaatccACAACACCGGGGTCGCTGATCGACAACATGAGGCGACCCTGTCTACGAAAAGAGGGCACCCCAAAAAGCCTGAAGAAGCCACAGCAAGACGGCCGTTTTGATTTTGGGGCCTCAAACGAGGGCCGAAGGGAAGCAGCCAGCGGGTTTAACAGACCGACGGGCGCGTGCCGCTTCTTTTGGGAAGCTTTTTCCTACACCGTGGGCGGTTTTACAATTgtttgaaaaagaacaaaacaaacaaaaaaaggcgcCAGGGCCTGTTCTTTGCGGCTCGCGGCTTCCCtggtttttattcttatttcctCTGATGTATTCTCCTCATGTCGTGCAAACAAGCAACAAACTTGAATAACGCATCGGTCGCTCGTACGGCGAGCATTCGGCACCGTTGTCGACCGGGCCTCCAGCCGCTTGTGAACAGACAGATGTCGGCGTACTGGAAGGGAGGAAGAAGACCGAGGGAGCGGGCGCCGGGCGTCGACGCTGATGGGCTCGCCGTGGTCGTACAGCTGGAGGGGGCACAGGAGCTGAGATGATGGATTGTCACAAGCAACTTGGGCCGCAAAATTTCCGACGTTGGAAATACTCCATACCTTCAACTCCAATGAcaagtttccaatttggaatttcCTTCAAGGTGTCACCTCCTTGTCGAGCGACGCCTCCGGGTGCAGCGGTCTCTCGGGCATCGGGAAGCTTCGACAGCTCTCCGCCGGGGGCCGGGGGCCGGGGGCCTTTGTTCTCCGGGGCGTACCGCACCTTCCGGATCACCAGCTGCACAGAGTTCCCGGGAGAACAACAAAAGCCCAATAGGAGGCCTCCGTTTCAGGCAGCATACAAGTACGAAAAAAATGGACTTAAGGATTCTATTCAAATGTAGTCCATATAAAAGTTCAGTTGAAGAATTATAcccaaataaaagctgaaaaacaattatttgcgAATGTattgaaaactaaaaatgaaagaaaactgaagtgtacttgggcagtgattctttcacgtaccactagagggagcccgcgtcGCACTTGGAGAATCACTGCCACtcagcaaaaacaaatgcgCATTGCATTGAACCACAAGTGCATAGTCACGATGTATAGTGGATATTAAAAGTgcgcacacccctgttcaaatgccagctttgTGTGAAACAGAAGAATGACTTAAGTCAGGGGAGCACTATTGACAGCAGCCTTTCTCAAACTGGTACTCGTGCTATGCAAAATCCATCACTACCTTAGTTGCATTTAACTATCGTACAATAAATTgcctttgattttgtttttagacaTTTCTATTTTGGTTCAATGTCAGTGTTTGTGCAATACACTTGAATGGAATCATTGACGAtactagatagatagatttggTATTTTTGGTGAAAACTGGGAAATATTCATCCCTCCGTCCATTTTCCAGAGCGCTTCTCTTCACTCGGGtggctggcgcctatcccggccgactttgggcgagaggcggggcacgcccGGAACCGCTCgctggccaatcgcagggcacatagaaacaaacaaccattcgcacttgcgggcaatttagagtcttcaattaacctcgcgtggaactttttggggtgtgggaggaaagcagagtacccggagaaaagccacgcaggcacggggagaacacgcaaactccaggcaggccaggccggatttgaacccgcaacctcacaactgtgaggaaGAGGTGCTGACCAGTCAGGCCGCCATTTAatcaacatttacaaaaataatgtctGCAATCCGCGTC is part of the Phyllopteryx taeniolatus isolate TA_2022b chromosome 23, UOR_Ptae_1.2, whole genome shotgun sequence genome and encodes:
- the med11 gene encoding mediator of RNA polymerase II transcription subunit 11 isoform X2, with the translated sequence MANERLRALEEVEKEIAVVLQCAGNILMELSKDKHNASLLDRQLLQFQSSVNRVEGELSGQIRYLTQVATGQPHEGSTYSSRKDCQMALNRAEYAKVKLGELGRTCETNA
- the med11 gene encoding mediator of RNA polymerase II transcription subunit 11 isoform X1, with translation MANERLRALEEVEKEIAVVLQCAGNILMELSKDKHNASLLDRQLLQFQSSVNRVEGELSGQIRYLTQVATGQPHEGSTYSSRKDCQMALNRAEYAKVKLGELGRTCELMLEQPPPPSQLT